A genome region from Musa acuminata AAA Group cultivar baxijiao chromosome BXJ3-5, Cavendish_Baxijiao_AAA, whole genome shotgun sequence includes the following:
- the LOC135639043 gene encoding uncharacterized protein LOC135639043 — translation MYNNLGNQTGMQGPTTNPPPNPFGNAFYGAGSGLIRGGLGAYGEKFLGSSSEFMQSNISRYFSNPQYYFQVNDQYVRNKLKVILFPFLHRGHWTRITEPVGGRLSYKPPIYDINAPDLYIPFMAFGTYVVIAGFSFGLLGKFTPEVLSLQLTRGLAGWFMQVLLLKGLLYSLGSGEAPLLDMVSYGGYAFTGLSLTMLARLCWSYSYYFLMPWMSLCMGVFLVKTMKRVLFTEMRSYEKHSSRQHYLLLFMAIAQFPLFFWLGKVAAG, via the exons ATGTACAATAATTTGGGCAATCAGACTGGGATGCAAGGACCCACGACCAATCCTCCTCCCAATCCATTTGGCAATGCATTCTATGGAGCTGGATCTGGACTTATTCGAGGTGGCCTTGGGGCATATGGAGAGAAATTCTTGGGCTCAAGTTCTGAATTCATGCAAAGTAAT ATAAGCAGGTATTTCTCCAACCCTCAATATTATTTTCAAGTGAATGACCAATATGTGAGGAACAAATTGAAGGTCATATTGTTTCCATTCCTACACAGG GGCCACTGGACTAGAATAACTGAGCCAGTTGGAGGCAGGCTGTCTTACAAACCCCCAATATATGACATAAATGCCCCTGATCTATACATTCCTTTTATGGCATTTGGAACCTACGTTGTTATAGCAGGCTTTTCGTTTGGTCTTCTTGGAAA ATTTACTCCAGAAGTTTTGAGCTTGCAGTTAACAAGGGGACTTGCCGGCTGGTTTATGCAGGTTCTTCTATTGAAGGGATTGTTATATTCGTTAGGAAGTGGGGAAGCGCCACTTCTTGATATGGTGTCATATGGTGGGTATGCTTTTACGGGGTTGTCCTTGACTATGTTGGCAAGGCTTTGCTGGAGTTACTCATACTATTTCCTAATGCCGTGGATGAGTTTGTGTATGGGGGTGTTTTTAGTGAAGACCATGAAGAGGGTACTTTTCACAGAGATGAGGAGCTATGAAAAGCATTCCAGCCGGCAACACTATCTACTACTCTTCATGGCGATTGCTCAGTTCCCTCTATTCTTCTGGCTCGGCAAAGTAGCAGCAGGATAG
- the LOC103984993 gene encoding uncharacterized protein LOC103984993 isoform X1 produces MMDREVDMGTRSIKIWRLYGPTQILYCSLLVSCFLTVVEEEEEEEEQKMVAVMVMPAGSRLRVHSGASAVPSSAGSGRGGGGRGVPEIDGGDQVSSWSSSPSPLFLRWPARITSASNPFVKHCVKLRLSSSYRRSCGSALVVGRTPILEICRFQQLKGDDDSMVDCLLLLDGADTLGGFHHFSAPVVHVSPIVMKKVSGMQSIDSIEAIALMRLPGTFLNLEENDEICQRWFPSSHRLLVLDGIQDPGNLGTLIRSAMAFKWDGAFLLPNCCDPLNEKALRASRGASFQLPVVSGTWSHLMTLKTKNKMKMLAGHPGSSADGSNTTRSLSHELAESLAGEPLCLVLGSEGHGLSKQTVQACKLVSIPMAGGFESLNVSVAGGIFLFMLQPETRRYV; encoded by the exons ATGATGGATAGAGAAGTGGATATGGGAACAAGGTCCATCAAAATATGGCGCTTATATGGCCCAACCCAAATTTTGTACTGCTCGTTACTTGTATCGTGTTTTCTCAccgtagtagaagaagaagaagaagaagaagaacagaagATGGTGGCTGTGATGGTGATGCCGGCCGGCTCGCGGCTTCGTGTCCACTCCGGCGCGTCGGCTGTTCCTTCCTCTGCTGGCAGCGGACGAGGAGGTGGGGGAAGAGGAGTACCTGAGATCGATGGCGGCGATCAAGTCTCATCGTGGTCTTCGTCTCCTTCTCCTCTGTTCCTGCGGTGGCCTGCGAGGATAACGAGCGCGTCCAACCCATTCGTCAAGCACTGCGTCAAGCTCCGGCTCAGCTCCTCCTACCGTCGGTCCTGCGGCTCCGCCCTTGTTGTGGGCCGTACCCCCATCTT GGAGATATGCAGGTTTCAGCAATTGAAAGGGGATGATGATTCTATGGTGGATTGCTTGCTTTTGCTAGATGGCGCAGACACTCTTGGAGGATTCCATCATTTCTCTGCTCCTGTCGTGCATGTGAGCCCTATTGTGATGAAGAAAGTCTCTGGTATGCAGTCAATTGATTCCATTGAAGCTATTGCCCTTATGAGGCTCCCTGGAACTTTCTTAAACCTTGAGGAGAATGATGAAATTTGTCAACGTTGGTTCCCTTCATCTCACCGGCTATTGGTGCTTGACGGGATCCAG GACCCTGGTAACCTTGGCACTCTGATAAGATCAGCTATGGCTTTCAAATGG GATGGTGCCTTTCTGCTTCCTAACTGCTGTGATCCTTTAAATGAGAAGGCACTTCGAGCATCTCGTGGAGCTTCCTTTCAGCTCCCTGTGGTTTCTGGTACGTGGTCTCATCTAATGACCTTAAAGACTAAGAATAAGATGAAGATGTTGGCAGGTCATCCAGGGAGTAGCGCTGATGGATCCAATACGACTCGTTCATTGTCTCATGAACTTGCAGAGTCATTGGCAGGTGAGCCTCTTTGCTTGGTATTAGGTAGTGAGGGACATGGATTGTCAAAGCAAACTGTGCAGGCCTGCAAGCTAGTAAGCATTCCTATGGCTGGTGGTTTCGAGTCCCTTAATGTTTCAGTTGCTGGAGGAATATTCTTATTTATGTTACAACCTGAAACCCGTAGATACGTATGA
- the LOC135639074 gene encoding threonine dehydratase 1 biosynthetic, chloroplastic-like: MLVGNVRLCLQLFYQRSMGVFKTFCKLVGSMNITEVKYRYDSCREDALVLYSVGLHTDTELGAMVNRMKSAQFQTINLINYDLAKDHLRYFIGGWSNVQDELLC; encoded by the exons ATGTTGGTCGGAAACGTGAGGCTATGCTTGCAACTATTCTACCAGAGGAGCATGGGAGTTTTTAAGACATTCTGTAAACTG GTAGGCTCTATGAATATTACAGAGGTCAAATACAGATATGATTCATGTAGAGAAGATGCTCTTGTTCTTTACAG TGTGGGACTTCATACTGACACTGAACTAGGAGCCATGGTGAACCGAATGAAAtctgcacaatttcaaactatcaaTCTTATTAATTATGACTTGGCAAAGGATCATCTGAGGTATTTT ATAGGAGGCTGGTCAAATGTGCAAGATGAACTACTTTGCTGA
- the LOC103984993 gene encoding uncharacterized protein LOC103984993 isoform X2 produces the protein MVAVMVMPAGSRLRVHSGASAVPSSAGSGRGGGGRGVPEIDGGDQVSSWSSSPSPLFLRWPARITSASNPFVKHCVKLRLSSSYRRSCGSALVVGRTPILEICRFQQLKGDDDSMVDCLLLLDGADTLGGFHHFSAPVVHVSPIVMKKVSGMQSIDSIEAIALMRLPGTFLNLEENDEICQRWFPSSHRLLVLDGIQDPGNLGTLIRSAMAFKWDGAFLLPNCCDPLNEKALRASRGASFQLPVVSGTWSHLMTLKTKNKMKMLAGHPGSSADGSNTTRSLSHELAESLAGEPLCLVLGSEGHGLSKQTVQACKLVSIPMAGGFESLNVSVAGGIFLFMLQPETRRYV, from the exons ATGGTGGCTGTGATGGTGATGCCGGCCGGCTCGCGGCTTCGTGTCCACTCCGGCGCGTCGGCTGTTCCTTCCTCTGCTGGCAGCGGACGAGGAGGTGGGGGAAGAGGAGTACCTGAGATCGATGGCGGCGATCAAGTCTCATCGTGGTCTTCGTCTCCTTCTCCTCTGTTCCTGCGGTGGCCTGCGAGGATAACGAGCGCGTCCAACCCATTCGTCAAGCACTGCGTCAAGCTCCGGCTCAGCTCCTCCTACCGTCGGTCCTGCGGCTCCGCCCTTGTTGTGGGCCGTACCCCCATCTT GGAGATATGCAGGTTTCAGCAATTGAAAGGGGATGATGATTCTATGGTGGATTGCTTGCTTTTGCTAGATGGCGCAGACACTCTTGGAGGATTCCATCATTTCTCTGCTCCTGTCGTGCATGTGAGCCCTATTGTGATGAAGAAAGTCTCTGGTATGCAGTCAATTGATTCCATTGAAGCTATTGCCCTTATGAGGCTCCCTGGAACTTTCTTAAACCTTGAGGAGAATGATGAAATTTGTCAACGTTGGTTCCCTTCATCTCACCGGCTATTGGTGCTTGACGGGATCCAG GACCCTGGTAACCTTGGCACTCTGATAAGATCAGCTATGGCTTTCAAATGG GATGGTGCCTTTCTGCTTCCTAACTGCTGTGATCCTTTAAATGAGAAGGCACTTCGAGCATCTCGTGGAGCTTCCTTTCAGCTCCCTGTGGTTTCTGGTACGTGGTCTCATCTAATGACCTTAAAGACTAAGAATAAGATGAAGATGTTGGCAGGTCATCCAGGGAGTAGCGCTGATGGATCCAATACGACTCGTTCATTGTCTCATGAACTTGCAGAGTCATTGGCAGGTGAGCCTCTTTGCTTGGTATTAGGTAGTGAGGGACATGGATTGTCAAAGCAAACTGTGCAGGCCTGCAAGCTAGTAAGCATTCCTATGGCTGGTGGTTTCGAGTCCCTTAATGTTTCAGTTGCTGGAGGAATATTCTTATTTATGTTACAACCTGAAACCCGTAGATACGTATGA
- the LOC135637891 gene encoding uncharacterized protein C6C3.02c-like, with the protein MGPHCFKPSPISSLSSFLGFHPQLSLPLALRVAVMPRRSSGRPAPRAAPRPAPVRNPPQPVHQAPPPAPAQGGGSLLGGIGSTIAQGMAFGTGSAVAHRAVDAVLGPRTIQHETVVSEAPAAAAAPVSNAVGTDACGIHSKAFQDCINNYGTDISKCQFYLDMLNECRRGSGAGLGA; encoded by the exons ATGGGTCCTCACTGTTTCAAGCCGTCTCCCATTTCTTCGCTTTCGAGCTTTCTAGGGTTTCATCCCCAACTATCTCTTCCTCTCGCGCTTCGAGTAGCCGTCATGCCTCGCCGAAGCTCCG GTCGTCCAGCCCCACGTGCTGCTCCTCGTCCTGCTCCAGTGAGGAACCCTCCTCAACCTG TACATCAGGCACCACCTCCAGCTCCTGCTCAGGGTGGTGGATCTCTCCTAGGAGGAATTGGATCCACAATTGCTCAAG GCATGGCTTTCGGCACGGGCAGTGCTGTTGCTCACAGAGCTGTCGATGCTGTTCTGGGGCCTCGCACCATACAGCATGAGACCGTGGTATCTGaagctcctgctgctgctgctgccccaGTGAGCAATGCTGTTGGCACAGATGCATGTGGCATCCACTCTAAGGCTTTCCAGGAT TGCATCAACAATTATGGTACCGACATCAGCAAGTGCCAGTTCTATTTGGACATGCTAAATGAGTGCCGTCGAGGTTCTGGCGCTGGGCTGGGTGCCTGA
- the LOC135639075 gene encoding threonine dehydratase 1 biosynthetic, chloroplastic-like, with protein MESQAVSRRPLPPIPARAAAAAAPRTAFSPQRFRPTSIGGSGARLPTLVASAVTTQREAGATYTVATPLARVSVDSLQYESGVLGAITERTRPAVGEERPNGALTPMEYLTNVLSSRVYDVAIESPLQLAPKLSERLGVNLWLKREDLQPVFSFKLRGAYNMMVKLSRKQLDKGVICSSAGNHAQGVALAAQKLHCDAVIVMPVTTPEIKWRSVERLGATVVLKGDSYDEAQTYAKQCAEQEGHTFIHPFDHPDVITGQGTIGMEIIRQLTGPLHAIFVPVGGGGLIAGIAAYVKRVCPEVKIIGVEPSDANAMALSLHHGQRIMVEHVGGFADGVAVKVVGEETFRLCRELVDGVVLVSRDAICASIKDMFEEKRSILEPAGALSLAGAEAYCKYYGLKGTNVVAITSGANMNFDRLRLVTELADVGRKREAVLATILPEEHGSFKTFCKLVGSMNITEFKYRYDSRREDALVLYSVGLHTDTELGAMVNRMNSAQLRTINLTNDDLAKDHLRYFMGGWSNVRDELLCRFIFPERPGALMKFLDAFSPRWNISLFHYRAQGETGANVLVGIQVPKEDMQEFKHQAQDLGYEYTYEMTNESYRLLMQ; from the exons ATGGAGTCTCAGGCCGTCTCCCGCCGCCCCCTCCCGCCCATCCCCGCTCGCGCGGCAGCGGCTGCAGCGCCAAGGACGGCCTTCTCGCCCCAACGCTTCCGCCCCACGTCCATCGGCGGCAGCGGCGCAAGGCTGCCAACCCTGGTGGCCTCTGCCGTCACGACGCAGCGAGAGGCGGGCGCCACCTACACCGTCGCGACCCCCCTCGCGAGGGTATCGGTGGACTCGTTGCAGTACGAAAGCGGCGTTCTTGGGGCGATCACCGAAAGGACACGGCCAGCCGTGGGGGAGGAGCGCCCGAACGGGGCGCTCACCCCGATGGAGTACTTGACCAACGTGCTCTCCTCGAGGGTTTACGACGTGGCGATCGAGTCCCCGCTGCAGCTGGCGCCGAAGCTGTCGGAGAGGCTCGGGGTCAATCTCTGGCTCAAGCGAGAGGACTTGCAACCG GTATTCTCATTTAAGCTACGAGGAGCTTACAATATGATGGTTAAGCTTTCACGAAAGCAGTTGGATAAGGGTGTTATATGCTCTTCTGCTGGAAATCATGCACAAGGGGTCGCATTAGCTGCTCAGAAGTTACACTGTGATGCTGTGATTGTAATGCCGGTTACGACACCAGAAATTAAG TGGCGTTCTGTTGAGAGATTAGGTGCAACGGTTGTCCTTAAGGGAGATTCGTATGATGAAGCGCAGACATATGCTAAGCAGTGTGCTGAGCAGGAAGGCCACACATTCATACACCCCTTTGATCATCCTGATGTTATTACAGGTCAAGGAACCATTGGAATGGAAATTATTCGCCAGTTGACAGGTCCATTGCATGCAATATTTGTTCCTGTAGGAGGTGGTGGACTAATAGCAGGAATTGCTGCTTACGTAAAACGAGTCTGCCCAGAG GTGAAGATCATTGGAGTTGAACCCTCTGATGCAAATGCAATGGCACTGTCTTTGCATCATGGGCAGAGGATCATGGTAGAGCATGTAGGTGGATTTGCAGATGGTGTTGCTGTAAAAGTAGTAGGAGAAGAGACATTTCGTTTGTGCAGGGAACTTGTTGACGGTGTGGTTCTCGTCAGTCGTGATGCTATTTGTGCATCTATTAAG GACATGTTTGAGGAGAAAAGGAGCATTCTAGAACCAGCTGGTGCTCTCTCTCTTGCTGGTGCAGAAGCATACTGCAAATACTATGGTTTGAAAGGTACAAATGTTGTTGCAATAACCAGTGGAGCAAACATGAACTTTGATAGGCTGAGGTTGGTAACTGAACTTGCTGATGTTGGTCGGAAACGAGAGGCTGTACTTGCAACTATTCTACCAGAGGAGCATGGGAGTTTTAAGACATTCTGTAAACTG GTAGGCTCCATGAATATTACAGAGTTCAAATACAGATATGATTCACGTAGAGAAGATGCTCTTGTTCTTTACAG TGTGGGACTTCATACTGACACTGAACTAGGAGCCATGGTGAACCGAATGAACTCTGCACAACTTCGAACTATCAATCTTACTAATGATGACTTGGCAAAGGATCATCTCAGATATTTT ATGGGAGGCTGGTCGAATGTCCGAGATGAACTACTTTGCAGATTTATCTTCCCAGAGAGGCCAGGTGCTCTTATGAAATTCTTGGATGCCTTTAGTCCACGTTGGAATATTAGCCTGTTCCATTATCGAGCACAG GGTGAGACTGGTGCAAATGTCTTAGTAGGCATCCAAGTGCCGAAGGAGGACATGCAAGAATTTAAGCATCAAGCTCAGGATCTCGGATATGAGTATACCTATGAGATGACCAACGAGTCCTATCGGCTTCTCATGCAGTGA